In the Dehalococcoidales bacterium genome, CCAGTATTCGTCCTTGATTTTCACCGTGCCGGCAGGATGCAGCGCCTCCGTCACCCGGCCGGTCATGCCTATCATCCCCTCCGCGCCGTTCACTTTTCTGCGGCGCAGGGCCGGAATCACCGCTTTATGCATGATGAAGACGAAAACGGCCATCAGCAGCGCTATTATCAGGATGAGCGGCCAGGTAACTTTAACGTGAAAGAGCCACAGCCCCATGAATATTAGCGCCAGTACCGCGATATCGTCGATTAGCGACGCCAGCACTATCAGCCAGGCTTTCA is a window encoding:
- a CDS encoding NfeD family protein; this translates as MNKKGEMSTLKAWLIVLASLIDDIAVLALIFMGLWLFHVKVTWPLILIIALLMAVFVFIMHKAVIPALRRRKVNGAEGMIGMTGRVTEALHPAGTVKIKDEYWQAAAAEGEIETGAMVEVTKINGLRLEVKRKEP